Sequence from the Kineosporia succinea genome:
GCATCTGCCGGAGTCGAAGGTGGTCAAGGGGTTCAACCACATCTTCTTCGTGCACCTGGCGGCCCTGGCCCGTCCGTCGGGCGCCGCCGACCGCTCCGCTCTCCTGATCGCCGGGGACGACGCGTCCGCCAAGAAGGTCGTCACCGAGTTCTTCGACTCGATCGGCTACGACGCGGTCGACGCCGGGGCACTGGCCGAGGGCTGGCGTTTCCAGCGGGACACCCCGGCCTACGTGACGCCGTACGTGGACAAGGAGAAGGGTTTCGACGGGCCGGCGGCGCCGGCCGGTGAGGCCGCGCTGCGGCAGGGGCTGGACGCGGCGAAGCGGTACCGCGACCTCTGACGCCCGGCGCCCGGCGGGGCGGAGATCCGGGGTCAGTAACCTTTTTCACCGTGTCCCGGATCTCCCGCTTAGCCCAGCTCCTCACCGACGTCCTGGCCCCGGCCCACCTCGTGACCCTCACGGTGCTGGTGATCGCCTGCTCGGCGTCGGGCCTGCTCGGGCCGGGGTGGCCGGCGGGTCGCTCATCCCGCTGGTGCCGCCCTGACGGTTCGCGTCCGGCGGTCGAACAGCGAAGGGCCTGATCCGGCGCACCGGATCAGGCCCTCACTCGCACCGCGGTCCTACTCAGGCTGACCGAGATCGAAGAACGTCGGCGTCCCGTCCCTGTCGTCCGTCGGAGTCGGCTCCACGGCCTTGCGCGCCGACTTCGCCGAGGCCAGGTCGGGTTTCGTGGCCTCGCTGAAGTCCACGATCTGCGTGTTGCCGTTGGGGATGCGGGCGATCATGCCGAACCGCGCCATCTGGGTGTCGTTCCAGCGCAGCGGGGTCGGGTCGGTCGCCAGCTTGTTCAGGAACACCTTCCAGGACGTCCAGGTGCTCGACGCCTTTGTGACCTCCGCGGTCCAGGCCAGATACCCGTCGGCGGAACGGGCGAAGACCTGCGCCGTGCCGTCCACCGGCTCCACCACGGCCGCGACCGGGCCGGCCGCCTTCAGTCCAGGCACCTCCTGGTACGTCTTCGGCCAGGCCCCGCCCAGGTCCTGCAGCTGGGTCATGACCGTGCCGTCCGCCAGCGTCACGAAAACCCGCAGGCGATCCTTGAACACGGCTACCTGCGGCGTCGCCCTGGCGTCCAGAGCGTCGGCCGAGGGCTTGCCGAGGCTGGTCCACGACGTGATCGCGACCCCCGGCGTGTACGGCGTGACGACGATCGTGCCCGCGGTCGTGCGGGCGAAGAGCTGCATACCGCCGGACGCGTCGGTCACCACCGTGGGCGCCTCGGCGAGGGTGGTGTTGACCAGTTTGGTCCACGGGCCGAACGAGCCGTTGGCCGCGGTCTGGGTCTGGGCCCAGAGAGCGCCGGTGGAGTTCACGCCGAACTGGACGATCCGGCCGTCCGCGACCCGCCCGCCGCTCGGCGTCGAGGAGATCGAACCGCCCAGTGCCGTCCAGGAACTCGGCCAGGCGCCGGTGGCCGCGCTGGTCTGGACCTTGTCCCAGCTCAGCGCGTTCGTGCGGCGCCCGACGATCGACAGGAGCCGGTTGGGCTGCTGCAGCATCAGGGGAGTGCCGGTGAACGTCTCACCGTCGGAGATCGTCGTGTACTCGGTGTCCCCGGCGTTGAGGATCTCCGGGTCGGGGATGTGCGCGTGCACGAGCTGACCGGCGTTGTTCGTGAACGACAGCTCGATCGGGCCGGGCACCGAGCTGTCGGCACCGGTGGCCTGGAACGCGGCGGTGCGGCTGTTGCTCTCCACGTCGAGCTGGGGCAGCGGGTCGGCGAACCAGCCCTCGAGCTCCACGTAGACGTTCACCGCGGCGCCGGAGACGTTCTTGATCGTGACCTTGCCGTCGGTGCCCGGTTTCACGGGCGCCATGTTCGACCGGGTGGCGCTGGCGATTCCGTTGGTCACGGCCGTGGCGGGCTCCGTGGTGCCGGTGGGCCAGGCCTTGACCGGCAGGGTGCTGCCGACGTCACCGGTGGCCGCGACGTGGACGTTCAGCAGGGCGGCCGCGACGTTCTCGACCGGAAGACCGTTGGCCCCGCCCACCTGGACGTCGGCCGAGGCGCCCGCGGCGAGAGGCTGCGGGCTGGTGCCGGAACGGGTGTCGTACAGGCGGCCGGAGTTCGACAACCGGTAGCCGGCGCCCGTGGTCGCCGAACCGGTCCAGTAACCGAACACATCGATGACGACGTTCACGGCGGCGGCCCCGGTGCTGTTGCGCACGGTGAACTTGCCACCGGACAGCTTCGCCGACAGGCCGGACGACGTGTTGCCCGACAGGTAGTTGAACGCGTTGCCGCCGGTCGTCGCCGTGCCCGGTGCCAGGAACAGCGTGCCGGTCGCCGTCGCACCCGCCACATAGACGTTCACATAGACGGCGCTGGCCGTGGTCGGCACCAGCGTGGTCGGGATCGTGATGGTGCGGTTGCCGCCGGCCGCGATCGTCGCCTGTGTCGTCCCCGTCCCGTTGCGGGTGTCGACCATGCGGGTCTGTGTCACGGGGACGAACCCGCCGGCACCGCTCGAGCTCGAGGTGGCCGTCGTGAAATACCCCTGGACATCGAGGATCACGTTGACTTCACCGGCGCTGTTCTCGACCGTGACCCTGCCGTCCGCGCTGACCGGAAGGGCCGAGGTGGTCGACAGGTTGGCGTTGGCCGCGAGCGAATGGATCACCGAGTCCGCCGACTTGGTGCCGTCGCTCGGCCAGATGCGGAGCACCATGCCTTCCGTCGGGCCGAGCACCGAGACGGTCGCCATGACCGCGGTGACGCCCGTGGCCGGGACACTGCCGACGCCGGTGACCTGGATCGTGGTCGGCGTCTCCTTCTGGAGCTTCCCCGCCTTGGGCACACCGACGACCGGGTCGCGGGTGTCCATCACCCGGGTGCCGGTGGTCAGCGAGATGTAGTCACCACCGCCGGAAACCGCGTCGGCACCGGCTGTCTCAGATCCGACGACCACCCCGGTGGCGGCCAGAACCGCAGCCACCGCCGCCGACAGCCAGATCCGCTTTCTCCCATGTTCTTTCCTGGACAAGGTCCACCTTTTCAACGAGCAGAACGTGCCCTCCCCGGAGGCGGGTCGAGCTCCCGAGGGTTCTGCTGGAGCGAGATCGGCACGGCTCTTCGGGCCGTATGAGGGCGCCGACCATCACCGGGCGTACGTGCCCGGAAATCTCGGGCATCAGGAGAACAGTTCGGCCACCCGGTCGAACGCCTCCGGCAGCGTGACCACATCAACGCGCCGCTGCCCGCGGTCCGGATCGATCCTCTCGACGCGAACCGTGCCGTCCGCCAGCGGGACAACGATCGCCACACGCCCCCGGGGGGTCCCCAGCGGAGCGTCGAAGCGCAGGGCGCCATGGCTCAGACCGGGAAAGATCTCCCGCAACCGGGTGTCCGCATACGCGGCCTCGACCAGCGGGCGTTCTTCCCGGCACCAGTCGGCGGTCAGGAGCTCCCGCCACTGAGCGGCGGTGGACTCGCCCTGCTCGTAGGCCCGGGCTCCGCTTCCGATCCAGACGAAGGGAAAGCGAGCGTCCAGATCCTCGAGAGAGACTCCCCCGCGAAAGTCGGCCAGGAATTCCACGAGAGCGTCGAGGTCGTCCGTCGCTCCCTCGAGAAGGACGATGCGGGATTCCGGAGCCGCACTGAACAGGAACTTTCGCTGGTCGGACGCCGGGGTCACGAATACCGGGCTGCGGCCCGTGTCGATTTCAGCCGTTGCCCTGAAGGCTTCTCCGGGGTCGCCCGAACGACGTGAGACCCCGATGTCCAGCTTCCGTTCCCGCGCGGCTCGGGCGATGGCCAGGTCAAGGCCGCCTGCGGCCACGACATCCCCGTAGAGGCCGGTCTCCAGCGGATTCATCTCGTTCGCCTCCCTGATCAGCAACCGCAGAACGGGTCGGCATCATTGATGAAGGGGCGAAGCCGGCCCATCGTGGACCAGTCCGGCTCGGCGACGCTGACCTGCCTCAGGCTACCTTCCTGGCGTGCGTAGAAGTTGATGGACGACCAGGAACGTTCACCGTTGGACACGGCCCGCGCTATCCAGTTCATTTCCTCTTCCGTGGCAAGGGGCTGGCCACTGATGTCCCCGCCCCTCGCCACCGCGGTCGCGAAAGTACCGGCCGGGTTGCTCTGCGGGCCGAGCCCGTCGAGATTGACGTGCAGACGAGCGTTGGTGTCGCGAATGGCAGCCTGCACCGGTGCCCGCCATTCATCGGGACTCATGTTCCCGAAGTGGCTGATGCCCTTGCTCTCGGCCCATTCGTACGTGCCACTCTGTTTCATACCCAGAGCAACATCGCAATTGTGAACCAGAATGTCGATCGATCCGGCGACCACGTAGTAGGTGTGGACGTTGTCGACGGTGAGGTTGTAGACCGTCTCGAATCGGGTCGTGGTGCTGCTTTCCCCGACTTCGACCGGCCCGTCGCGAGGGGCTGCCGAGGCGAGGTGATCACCGGCCTTCAGGTGGTCCGCGACAACCCAGCGACCAGGGCCGTCGGAGGCTACCTCCCCGGTGGACGCCGATTCGTCGGCGCGGACCCAGAACGGGTGTCCGGCGGTGGCGGTCAGAGTCCCGGTGGTCGCTCCCTCCGACACCTCGAGCGTCGTGAGGTCCTTCTGCCCCTGGCCGACGATGAGTCCCGTGACCGGCTCGTTCGAGGTCTTTCCAGTCGTCGGATCAGTGGCCAGGACCAGGTCACCGACCTCGACGTCCTCGATCGCCTTCGTGGAGCCGTCCGCCATACGAACGGGTGTTCCGGCCACGAAACTGTTCGTCCTGCAGCTCTTCCCCAGTTTGCCGGCACCCTTGAGAAGCCCGGCGGTGCCGGCGCCGACTGCCGCTGACGTGGCGACCTGCTGGAGATCGACGTTGCCGGTCGACAGGAACTGGCCGGTTGCGTCGCTCAGCCCCTCGGCCGCACCGGCACTGGCCATGACGCCGACGACCGACCCGGCTCCACCGGTGGCAACCGTGACCGCACCGGCAACAGCTCCCGAAACGGCACCAGTGGCGGCACATCCAGCAATCGAGCGGCCGGGAGCGCAGGTGAGGGCGCTGGTCACGGCTCCGCCGACGGCGAAGCCGGCGACGATGCAGGCCGGGGTTCCCACACCTCCGCTGGCTATCGTGCAACCGGCGGTGGTCAGGGCACCGGCTGCGATACCGAGGACCATGGGGGCTGCGGCCTGGGCTATTTCGCTGGCGGCGCTGATCGCGACGCTGACGTTGTCGAGTACGACTCCGGCTGAGGCGACGGCCTTCTGGTAGACCGCCGTGGTTGCCTTGGCGACGTCCTGGACCACGACCTTCGTGGCCTGGACCACCGCCGCGGGGAGTTTCGCGGTGGCGGAGACGACCTTCTTCATGCCGGTCAGGACCGGCTTCATCAGGGCCTTCACCGCCGGCAGCGGGTTGTGCTTGATCACTTGCGCGGCCGCGGCCTTGGCCTTCTTGGTCACGGCCTTGGCGTGGGCGATCGCGGCCTTCTTCGCCGCCTCGGCTCTCTGTTTCGCGTAAGCGGCTGCTGCTGCGGCTTTTTGCTTGATGTACGAGGCCGATTGGCTGACCTTGTTCACCACGTAGCTGATCGCGGCCTTACCGGTGTTGTAGATCTTCGCCGCGGCCTTCGCCACGTACTTCGCGGCCGTCTTGACCGCCGAGACCGCCTTCGACGCCACGTACGTGACGGCCTTCCACGTGTACGACGCCGCCGTGCGCACCGCACTACCCACCGTCTTCGCGGCACTGGTCACCGCACTCGAAACAGCCGAGGCGGCCTTGGAGCACCAGCCGCAGGAGGGCCAGTTGCCGTCCGGGTCGCTCAGGTCCATCGGGTCACCGGCGGCGTAGGTGTAGCCGTTGGCCAGGATGGACGCGCCACCGGCGTAGGTCTGCGGGTCACGGGAGTCGAAGCTGCCGGTCGCCGAGTTGTACCAGCGGTCGCCCATGTTCACTTCGTCGGTGTCCGGGTCGGTCCACGAACCCTGGTAGCCCAGGTGGTGCCCGGTACCGGAGGACGCGGTCTCCTGGCCCCAGGGGTCGTAGGCCTTGGAGTCGTCGAGCGTGGAGAGCGTGGTGTTCGAGGCCGCGAAGTTCGCGACCAGGTCACCGTGCTGGTCCTGCAGCGAAAGGCTCGTCGTGGAGCCGTTCTGGATCGCCAGCAACTCGTCGTACGCACCCCGGGCGTAGGTCTCGGTGCCGTCGGAGACGACGCCGTCGCTGGCGCCGGCGTAGGTGAAGGTGTTACCGCCGCGAGAGTCGATGCGGTCCAGGCCGTCGTAGCTGTAGCTGGTGCCGTCCTGGTTGATCAGCCGCTCGAACGCATCGAACGTGAACTTCTCCGTGTACCCCGAACTCGTGCGCCCCGACAGGGTTCCGTTCGCGGCGTAGGAGTACGTGTAGTCGCCGTCGGACTGGACCTGGTTGCGCTCGTTGAACGTCGAGGTCTTGTCCCCGGCCTTGACCCGGTTACCCGAGTCGTCCCAGCCGTACTCGGTGCTCTCCGTGCCGGAGTCCCACTTCGTCAACCGGCCCGCGTCGTCGTAGCCGTACGTGTTGGCGGCTGCGCCGGCGGTGCCGGTGGTCTTCTTGGAGATCATCCGGTCGTCGACGTCGTACCCGTACGTGATCGACGAGACCGTCTCCCCCGCCGAGTTCTTCAGCGTGTCCGACGTCGTGCGGCCCCGGTCGTCGTACTCGTACGAGCGCACCCGCCCGTACCCGTAGTCGACCTTCTTCACCGAACCCGACGCGTCATACTCAAGATTCGTCGTCGCGGCCTTCAGGCCGTCCTTCTCCTGGACCAGACGCCCCTTGTCGTACGTGAACGTCGCCGTCCCCGCACCATCGACGCGTGAGGTCACGTTGCCGTCACCGTCATAAGCGAACGACGCGCTACCCGAACCACCGGTGGCCGTGATCAGCCCACCCCGGTCGTCATAGCTGTAGGTGTTCGCACCGTTAGGAGCATTGACGCTCGTGACCTGCCCGAGCTGGTCGTACCCGTAGGTGTGGTCGGTGGTCGTGACCTCGGCCCCGGTGCCGGTCTCCTTCGTCATGCGGCCGGCCGCGTCGAACGTCCGGTTGCGCGTCACCCCGCCCGGCGCCACCAGTTTCACCGGGTTGCCGTTCACGTCGTACGAGACGGACCACGTGCGGTCGGCGGCGTTCGGGTACGCCTTCGTCGACGGTTCGACCGCCGACTCCGCCAGCCCCAGAGAGTTGAACGTGTAGGTGAAGTCGTTGCCCCGCCCGTCCGTGTACCGGGTCCGGTTACCGTTCGCGTCATACCCGAACGACGTCGTGATCGTGTGCGCATCACTCGTCGGCTCGGTCTGCTTCGTCAGCTGCCCCAGCGCGTCATACGTGTACGTCCGCTTCGTGCCCAGCGGGCTCAGCGCCTCCAGCAGGTTCCCGGCCGCGTCATACGAGTACGACTGCGTGCGCAGGATCTTCCCCGCCGCGTTCACGTCCGACTCCTGGGCGAGCTGCCCGAACCCGTCGTACGTGTTCTGCGTCGTACGACCCAGTCCGTCCGTCACCCGGATCGTGTTGCCCTGCTCGTCATACCCGTACTGCGTCTTCACGCCATTCGGGTCCGTCGTCGTCGTCAGCTGACCCAGCGTGTCGTACGTGTTCGTCGACACCGCACCCGTCGGCGACGTCGTCGTGGTCAGCCGGCCCGAGTCGTCGTAGGCGAACTTGGTCGTGTAGTTGTCCGCGTACGGGTACCGCTCCACCTGCGTCGAGGTGATCGCCCGGTCCAGATCGTCGTACGTCGACTGGACCTCACCACCACGCGGGTCCCTCACCGACAGAACCTCACCGACGCGGTTGTACGTGTAGTGCCACACCGCCCGGGTGTCATTGTCCGAGGTGGGCTGCGACTGCGTGATCAGCCGGTCGAGCTTGTCGTACACGTACGTCGTGTACGCACCGCGCGCGTCCGTCGCCTTCACGACGTTCCCGGCCTCGTCGTACTCCACCGTCGACGACGGCGTCACCGACGTGCTCGAACCCGGTGCCTTGTACGGCGTTCCGGTCTGCTTCACCACCCGGCCCAGCCGGTCGACGGTGGCCGTGGCGATGTTGCCCAGCGGATCGCGCGAGGCCACCTCGTCGTCGTACGTGTTGTACCCGGTCAGGACCTTCGACTTCACCGAAGCCGCCGCACCACCCACGTTCTCCGTGGACACCGCCGGCGCCGTCGACGAAACCCGCCGCGACATCTGGTCGTACTCGTACGTACTCGTGAAATCAGCAGCCGACGCACCCGCCACGTTCCCCCGCGGATCGGTCTGCGCCACGACCAGGCCACGCTGGTCGTACTTGTACGTGCTCGTACGCGACGGCGCCGCCGAAGCGTTGTTGTCCACCACCGACTGCGCCACCTGCCGACCGGCCGTGTCGTAGTCGAACGTGACGGTCTGACTGAGGCCCAGAGAAGGCTGCAGCGAGTTCGACGTCGAGCCGGTGCTGACCGTCTTCTTCACGTTGCCGGCCAGGTCATACGTGTACGCCGTACGCCGCATCACCCCCGACGGGTTCTCGACCTCCGTCGCCACCTGCCCCGTCGCCGTATACGTGTACTTCGTGACGTCCTTACCGTCCGAGGACGCCTCGGTCAGCACGTTCCCGGCCCCGTCGTACGTGTTCGACGTGATCACCACATCGCGCTTCGAACCGTCCGCGTTGTGGAAGTCCTTCAGCGTCAACGTGTTCAGCGAGTTGTCGCGGTTGTACGCGTACTCCAGCGTGCGACCCATCGCATCCGTGTCCGTCAGCAGACGCCCACCCAGGTCGTACGTGTAGTTGTGCAGAATCAGGTACTCACCCGTGTCCGGCGCCTGGTCCGGATCCCCCTGCCAGTCCCACAACCGCACCTGCGCGATAGCGCTGCGCGCGGTGTACCCGTACTCGTACCTGCGGCCCTTCGCATCGACCACACTCGTACGGTTACCCAGAAGGTCGTACTCGTAGGAGATCTCGTTACCGACCGCGTCCTCAGTCTTGAGGATGTTGCCGTGATCGTCGTACTCGAACAACGTCTGACGCGGCTCGTCATTACCCTGCAGATCCTCGACCCGCGTCGCCACCGCATTGCCGTTGCCGTCATACGCGTAACCCGTACGCCGCTGATGCTTCACACCACTCACGGCATCCGTCATCACCGGCTCGGTCATCGACGTCATCCGCGACAACGCGTCATACCCGAACGTCGTGGTCACCCCACCGGGGTAGGCATCCGAAATCTCGGTCTCGGAGGCCTTTCGCCCCAGGACGTCGTACGCGTACTTGGTAACGAGGCCAGAGGGCTCGGTGACCTGGGTCAGGTCACCGAAGCTGTTGTAACCGAACTTCGTCACCGCGCCGAGCGGGTCCGTGCTCGTCACCGGAAGGCCGACCGGAACCGTGCCACCGTCGGTCGAGACCTGACCGCCCGTGGAGTACGTGTTCTTGACGACGCCACCGTCGGGACTCGTCTGCGTGGCCAGGTTCCCGCCGGCCGCATAGGTGTAGGTGGTGCGGTAGGTGTTGTCCTTCGCATCGGCAGAGCGCCCGTCGCGGGTCTCGACGACCAGGTCGTTGCGCGGGTCGAACTCGTTCGTGATCGTGCTCGGGTAGGTCGAGTACTCGGTGTGGCAATCGGCGTTCGACGTCTGGCAGGTGGTCGTGGAGACCGTGTTGCCGCGGGCGTCGTACCCCAGGCGGGTCGTGTTGCCGTTCTCGTCGGTGATGGACGTCTGGTGACCGGCATCGTCGTAGCCGTAGGTGCGCACGCTGAGGCCTTCCAGCGTGTAGAACACCGGCCCCGTCGCCTCACCGGGCACCAGCACGCAGAACACCGGGTCTCCGGGTTCGGGCTGGGTGCAGTTGTCCTCACCGTCGTCGGTCGGTTCCGGCACCGGCGTGGGTTCGTACTGCGAACTCATGGCCAGGCCGGTGGGCATACCGGTGCGCAGCACCTGACCGGTCAGCGCGTCGTACTCGTACAGGTACGGCGCACCGTAGGCGTTGCGCACCTGAACGCTGCGGCGCAGGTCGCTGTCGTCGCCGTAGACCATGGGCTTGCCCACGGTCCAGACGCCACCGTGGGTGTCCGTGTACCGCGAGACCCGGTCGCTCGAAACGTCATAAGCGACATCCACTCCCGTCGCGCCGTTCGGCAGCACGATCCGGGTCAGGCTGCTGGCCGCCGTCCTTGCGAAGCCGTAGTGGCTCTTGACCGCAGCGGAACCGAGCGGGTGGTCGTAGATCGCCACCTCGTCCACACTGCCGTTGAAGTACTTCCGCGCCGCCGAACCCCAGCCCGGCCAGGAAGCCGGTGTGGTGGCGTAGGCGGCACCGACCTGGTTGAACGCCAGCGTGTCCTGTGTGATCGCAGCACTGAGCTTGCCCACAGAAACGCCGTCGAGGTACAGCGTGCTCACGTTGCCCGAGGCGCTCAGCACCGCGTGGTGCCACTGCCCGTCGTTCACCGTGCCGCTGGTGGTGATCGGCGCGATCGTCCCGGTCGAGAACTGGCCTCGCAGCTTGCCGTCCGTGCCGACGTACAGCGTGGGCACACCCAGCGTCGACGTCGCCGTGAGGTCCTTGTCCTGATAGCCCAGCAGCGGCCCGTTCGAGGTGGTCTTGAACCACAGCTCGACGGCCTGGTTCACACTGCGCCGCACCGAACCCTTGGGCAGCGCGACCGAACTGCTCGTCCCGTTCAGCGTCGCCGCCGTGTCCGGCGAACCCGCGATCGCACCGGCGGATTCCAGCGTCGCGGCGTTGTACGTTCCCGAGTCCTTGCCCAGGTTGACCGCGATCTCGCTACCGACGTCCGGGTCCCCGGAGCTCTCGCCCAGGCGGTAGTACGACTCCGGCCGGTCTTCCAGAACCGCCGTGCGGTAGTGCGAACCGTCCGCGTACGTGTACCCCGTGCAGACCTCGCCCGGGGCGCAGGCCTTCGTCAGCAGGTCGCCCTCGTACGTGTACGTCCACGTCAGCGGCTTGCCGTCGACCGGGTCGGTGCTGACCGAGGCAACGTGCGAGCCCGACCAGGTGAACGTCAGCGTGCGCTCGGTGCCCTCGACAGAGGTGTTCGGAACCGACTGGGCCTGCGTGAGGTGACCCGACGCGTCCCACATCAGTTCGACGGCACGGCCGAAGGAATCGGCGATCCTGGTGAGGCGGCCGCCGGCGTCGAAGGTGTACTTCGCTCCCCCGCGGTCGGTGAGCGTCCAGACCTTGGTCGATGCGTTCTGCGTCAGCGCCGCGATGCGCCCGGTCGGCGCCGCGTACGTACCATCAGCGTTACGGCCGAAACGCACCTGCCGGCCGTCCGAATAGGTGACGACGACGTTCCCGCTGCCGTCGTCGTCCGGCACGACCTGCATGTCGTAGACCGTGGTCCACCCGGCACCGAACATCCCGGTGCGCCGCGGGTCGAGGCTGTTGTAGGTGCGCAGCACGTTGAGCGCGGGCCCGGTCACGACGACCGGGGCGTCCATGGACGACGTGGTGTAGTTGCCGACCTGCGGGTCCACATCGAGCGAGGCGTCGGCATTCGCCGAACCGGACACGTTGGCCGAGACGGCCGGCTGCGGAACCGTGGTGAACAGGTCGGCCTTGCCCTCGGTGGTCACCGAGCCATTGGCGTCCTTGACCCACGCCTGCCACGTGTAGTGCTTGCTCCACGCCAGCGTCCCGGACGGCAGCGTCCACGAGACCTTGCTGCTGTAGTCCCGCACCGCACACGCCGGAGCGGTCTGCCCCTCGTCCGGGACCTCACAGACCTGGAACTTGTAGGTCAGCGCCGAACTGGCCGCGTCCACGTCCATGGCCTGCGCCCACAGCTGTGGGGCCAGCGTCGGCGACTCGTACCCGTTGTCCGGGTAGAGCTGCTTGACCACCGGGGGGACGTTGTAGACGGCGAGGTTGATCCGGATCGGCTCGACCTGGTAGTCGGTGAACCACAACGGCTTCTGCGGGGTGTTCTTCACCATCGAGAAGTCGAGGAAGTACTGTCCCTGCGGCAGGGCCTTGATCGTGGCGCTGATGGTGGTCTTGGCGCCGTGGGCCACGTTGCCGCTCAGCGTGCCGGTCTTGACCTGCTTGACGGCCTTGCCGTCCTTGTCGTAGACCCGGTAGCCCAGGTAATACGTTGAGGGAGTCCAGGTCTCGGAGCCGGTGTTGGTCACCTGGACGGAGACCTTGCCGTCCTGGTTCTGCAGCACCGTCGGCTTGGGCACGGCGTTGGTGATCTTGTACGACGCGTCGTAGGGGCTGTGCGTCACGTACAGGCGCGGCGCGTTGGCGGTCCCGATACCGGCGATGCGCTTCCAGGCGCTGGAGTCGCCGGCGGCGGCGCGCAGGCTGATGCCGTTGTTGGCCTTGCCGTCGGCCCAGCCCTGCACGAGCTTGTTACCCGCATCGCCCAGGTCGTAGGTCGTGGCCTTGGTCGCCGGGCACGCCGAGCTGGTCTTGCCCTGCGCGATGTACCCGTACGCGAACGACTTCGAGCCCAGCTTCGCACCCGTGCTCGGGCCCGGGTAGGAGTAGCCCGGTCCCGCGCTCCAGGACTGGTCCACCGCGTACACGTTCAGCGGACGCGCCTTGCACGAGGGAGCGTCATAGCCGACCAGGCTGAGCTGCACCCCGTAGATCGTGTGGTCCTGCAACGCGGAGACCATGTCGTTGAACTTGACGTACGCCGCCGAGTTCGAGCCGTCGAGGTAGCCGACGGTCATCTCCTGCGTATTGGCGCTCGAACTCGACCCGCGAACGGTCATCGAGGAGTCACCCGGACTGTCCCGCACCGGAAGCTTCACCGCGACACTGGGATCAATCATCACCGGGAACGCCCGGTCGGGATCAGCCAGCCATTTCTCATCGATCGTGACGGTCAGCACCGAACCGTCGAGCGCATAGGTGACCGCGTCGGACTGCGTCGGCCCGCGCGCGGACGTGCCCGCGTCGACCATGTAACCGGCCGGGATCCGCGCCCTCTCCCCACCCTGGGCGTCCGTCAGCACCACCGCACCATCGTCCAGCTGCGCCGTCAGGCCCTTCAGGTCCAGGTCAAAGGCATACGAAGTCGGAGCCGAGGACGACTTGAGCACCAGGGTCTCTTTGGCGCCGGTCCCGGTGGCGGCGAGTTTCAGGTCGACGTCCTCGAGAACATCCGCGTACGTGACCTCGGAGCCGTTCGTCACCCCGGCACTGGTCTTCGCGCCGCGCAGGCCGTAGCTCAGGGCGTGCTCGTCGTCGATCGTGACCGAGGCCAGAGCCTGGGCGTTCGCGGAGGCCGCGAACGTCGTGCCCACCGGGTCGGCCGCCGCCGCCAGCTGCGATCCCTGCTTCTCCAGCGTCGTGTCGACCGACTCCCACGAACCGTCACCGGTCTGGAAATTGGCGACGCCGCTGGAGAATTCGGTGGTCTGCGTCCCGTCGGCGTTCTGGTAGACCTTCTCGCTCGCCGAACGCTGCTCCGGCAGCTCGACGCTGGTCTGCGGGTCGAAACCCTCCACCGGCTCGGCCCCGGCCGCCTCCACGACCTTCGCCGTGTTCGCCGTGGTGACCGACGCGTCCTCAAACGTCTGCAGCGGATACCGACCACGCCGCGACTGCGGCACCGTCGTGTTCTGCTTCTGCCCCTCCCCCAC
This genomic interval carries:
- a CDS encoding DUF6193 family natural product biosynthesis protein, with translation MNPLETGLYGDVVAAGGLDLAIARAARERKLDIGVSRRSGDPGEAFRATAEIDTGRSPVFVTPASDQRKFLFSAAPESRIVLLEGATDDLDALVEFLADFRGGVSLEDLDARFPFVWIGSGARAYEQGESTAAQWRELLTADWCREERPLVEAAYADTRLREIFPGLSHGALRFDAPLGTPRGRVAIVVPLADGTVRVERIDPDRGQRRVDVVTLPEAFDRVAELFS